In the Heliomicrobium undosum genome, one interval contains:
- a CDS encoding M48 family metallopeptidase has protein sequence MGEVMAGRLTRTNPEDERVAIELTRGKGGKILFGDQSVPLLVARRKGLRNLSLRLTAQGLEVRGPAALTGDQIREVLGRKGNWIVRHWLRLQQEKERLALAAEANRVFFRGDPIDIVVITDNAPVPAEGPVKLAAGRLFIWLESERKGQWRPVAGEWMRAQSEALIPQRVGEIAGRLGYAYGKVTIRDQKTRWGSCSSKRNLSFNWRLVLFPPAVMDYVIVHELCHLQELNHSARFWTLVERHVPDYALHRRWLRERGREFSAPLEAEQ, from the coding sequence ATGGGGGAAGTCATGGCGGGAAGACTGACAAGAACAAATCCGGAAGACGAACGGGTGGCTATTGAACTGACCCGGGGAAAAGGCGGGAAAATCCTTTTCGGCGACCAGTCGGTGCCCTTGCTCGTGGCGCGGCGCAAGGGGTTGCGCAACCTTAGCCTGCGGTTGACCGCCCAGGGGCTCGAGGTGCGGGGGCCGGCCGCGTTGACCGGTGATCAGATCCGGGAGGTTCTGGGACGGAAGGGGAACTGGATCGTCCGTCACTGGCTGCGTCTCCAGCAGGAGAAGGAACGTCTCGCCCTGGCCGCCGAGGCAAACCGGGTCTTTTTTCGAGGCGATCCGATTGACATCGTCGTCATCACCGATAATGCCCCCGTTCCGGCGGAAGGCCCGGTCAAATTGGCGGCTGGACGGCTTTTTATCTGGTTGGAGTCAGAGCGCAAGGGGCAGTGGCGGCCTGTGGCCGGCGAATGGATGCGCGCCCAGTCGGAGGCGCTCATCCCGCAGCGGGTCGGTGAAATCGCAGGGAGGCTCGGTTACGCCTATGGCAAGGTCACCATTCGCGATCAAAAGACCCGCTGGGGGAGTTGCTCGTCCAAGCGAAACCTCTCCTTCAATTGGAGGCTCGTCCTGTTCCCGCCGGCGGTGATGGATTACGTCATCGTCCATGAACTCTGCCATCTGCAGGAATTGAACCACTCTGCCCGCTTCTGGACCCTGGTGGAGCGGCATGTGCCCGATTACGCCCTGCACCGGCGCTGGTTGAGAGAGCGCGGGCGGGAATTCTCCGCTCCCCTCGAAGCTGAACAATAA
- a CDS encoding phosphatase PAP2 family protein yields MVEIPSFFPLFAGLAAGATVLFLNGALLAALDWAAPLDRSLSLYLYSWRSPGWDAVMGAITWLGSAQILLPAALAAAVVFYLRKQPQQLSLLFAALLTWGLLNHPVKSFFERARPDVAAALVYEPTASFPSGHTLGAALILPALFMALTGRSRPPAVTLLPILLVGISRIYLGAHWPSDVWASLLAALAFWLAALGVKRDTAPIDMAKDQKSGGAHHETL; encoded by the coding sequence TTGGTTGAGATACCGTCATTTTTCCCGCTCTTCGCCGGATTGGCCGCCGGCGCGACTGTCCTTTTTCTCAACGGCGCGCTCCTCGCCGCCCTCGACTGGGCCGCTCCCCTGGATCGGTCGTTGTCCCTTTACCTCTACTCGTGGCGCTCTCCCGGTTGGGACGCCGTCATGGGCGCCATCACCTGGCTGGGTTCGGCGCAGATTCTTCTCCCCGCCGCGCTGGCGGCCGCCGTCGTCTTCTACCTGCGCAAACAGCCGCAACAACTGTCCCTTCTGTTCGCCGCGCTGCTGACCTGGGGGCTGCTCAACCATCCTGTGAAGTCCTTTTTCGAACGCGCCCGGCCGGATGTGGCCGCGGCGCTGGTCTATGAACCGACGGCGTCCTTTCCCTCGGGCCACACCCTGGGGGCCGCGTTGATCCTGCCGGCGCTGTTCATGGCCCTCACCGGCCGTTCACGGCCGCCGGCGGTGACGCTGCTCCCCATCCTGCTGGTGGGAATCAGCCGGATCTATCTGGGCGCCCATTGGCCCAGCGACGTTTGGGCCTCTCTGCTGGCCGCCCTGGCCTTCTGGCTGGCGGCTCTCGGCGTAAAAAGGGACACGGCTCCTATCGACATGGCGAAGGATCAAAAAAGCGGCGGTGCGCATCATGAAACGTTATAA
- a CDS encoding GTP-binding protein translates to MKLLVIAGPPSAGKTALTKQIVRRFKDEMKIAYLKIDVVKAFEDIELQREFNILTKKVYSGDLCPDHAGVMVLGDAIEWAEKNEADLFIVESAGLCLRCSPYLNQGLGVIVLSSISGIHAPEKMGAMVALADIAVVTKIDLVSQAEREVFIQKIKEVHPHIVLMETNALQGTSLNRLYQLIAKSEEIDKHNLVLKGSPPIGTCTICIGKKEIGWKHHFGVIKKLDGQIADYLYRGE, encoded by the coding sequence ATGAAACTGCTGGTGATTGCCGGACCGCCTTCGGCAGGTAAGACGGCGCTGACTAAACAGATCGTGCGACGATTCAAAGACGAGATGAAGATCGCCTACCTGAAGATCGACGTCGTTAAAGCTTTTGAAGACATTGAACTCCAGCGCGAATTCAATATCCTGACCAAAAAGGTCTACTCGGGCGACCTCTGCCCTGACCATGCCGGTGTGATGGTTCTCGGCGACGCCATCGAATGGGCGGAAAAAAATGAAGCCGACCTCTTTATCGTCGAAAGCGCCGGCCTCTGCCTGCGCTGCTCCCCCTATCTGAACCAGGGGTTGGGCGTCATCGTGCTCAGTTCCATCTCCGGCATCCACGCGCCGGAGAAGATGGGCGCCATGGTCGCCCTGGCCGATATCGCCGTCGTCACCAAGATCGACCTCGTCAGCCAGGCGGAGCGGGAGGTTTTTATCCAGAAGATCAAAGAGGTCCATCCACATATCGTCCTCATGGAGACGAACGCCCTGCAAGGGACATCGTTGAACCGTCTCTACCAGTTGATTGCCAAATCGGAGGAGATCGACAAGCACAACCTGGTGCTCAAGGGCAGCCCGCCCATCGGCACCTGCACCATCTGCATCGGCAAGAAGGAGATCGGGTGGAAGCACCACTTCGGCGTGATCAAGAAGCTGGACGGCCAGATCGCCGATTACTTGTACCGGGGTGAATGA
- a CDS encoding DUF4367 domain-containing protein — protein sequence MNTLPERFLDRQIEEAVHKMVTEAPVPPLEESWARLEQKRREQAPSQHRQPRLEPQPEQPLLEEVQVKQPQPEQRPRPLFFRWAAVAAAVLVVGGVLSFQGTGSMTTEMRTAGIAGNITLDKASAPAFTMQQPSSVKPAAPPPAADSPIVSDSSATVSESSVTPSENASAFTRQAAPVTAGPEPVDTTQRGSVRETVAAAKPSWMDIASLPKEERRIALAVPARGEDAPRLPAPAESKANMESAAAFAAPAALPVPADVTDSNAPDTSTVSITSITSAHNQPGPVVTYLPPGYTLLVSKQRETVEPAASTSLRYAGPAPHYFSLTVSAAPLPPEEGTIQAQRDVDIAGAPGKLALFAKGLLRIEWRRDKAFYTLTGILPEGEAVRIAQSVR from the coding sequence ATGAACACACTGCCTGAGCGGTTTCTGGATCGGCAAATTGAAGAGGCTGTCCACAAGATGGTGACGGAAGCCCCTGTTCCGCCCCTGGAGGAATCCTGGGCCCGCCTGGAGCAAAAACGGCGGGAGCAGGCGCCTTCACAGCACCGGCAGCCCCGGCTGGAGCCACAGCCGGAGCAGCCACTGTTGGAAGAGGTGCAGGTGAAACAGCCACAGCCGGAACAGCGGCCTCGTCCGCTCTTTTTCCGCTGGGCTGCTGTCGCTGCGGCGGTTTTGGTGGTGGGGGGCGTCCTGTCTTTTCAAGGAACCGGTTCCATGACAACAGAGATGAGAACCGCCGGCATTGCTGGAAACATCACACTCGATAAAGCGAGTGCTCCCGCCTTCACGATGCAGCAACCTTCCTCCGTCAAACCCGCCGCACCGCCGCCCGCCGCCGACAGCCCCATCGTGTCGGATAGTTCTGCGACTGTATCGGAAAGTTCTGTGACTCCTTCGGAAAACGCCTCTGCCTTCACCAGACAAGCGGCGCCCGTCACCGCCGGCCCTGAGCCGGTAGACACGACGCAGCGGGGAAGCGTAAGGGAAACGGTGGCCGCGGCAAAACCTTCGTGGATGGATATCGCTTCATTGCCAAAAGAAGAGCGGCGGATCGCCCTGGCCGTTCCGGCGAGGGGAGAAGATGCGCCGCGGTTGCCGGCGCCTGCCGAAAGCAAGGCGAACATGGAGAGCGCGGCTGCTTTCGCCGCTCCGGCCGCCCTTCCGGTTCCAGCCGATGTAACCGATTCAAACGCTCCGGATACTTCAACAGTCTCCATCACATCCATCACCTCAGCGCACAATCAGCCCGGACCTGTTGTCACCTATCTTCCGCCCGGGTACACCCTCCTGGTGTCCAAACAAAGGGAGACGGTCGAGCCTGCCGCCTCCACGTCGCTTCGCTACGCCGGGCCGGCGCCGCATTATTTCAGCCTGACCGTCTCGGCCGCGCCGTTGCCGCCTGAGGAAGGGACAATCCAGGCTCAACGCGACGTCGATATCGCCGGCGCGCCGGGGAAACTGGCCCTCTTTGCCAAGGGATTGCTCCGCATCGAATGGCGCCGTGACAAGGCATTCTATACACTGACTGGTATTCTCCCGGAAGGGGAGGCGGTCCGCATCGCCCAGTCGGTCCGGTAG
- a CDS encoding HD-GYP domain-containing protein: MLPVDMQHVFPGLVLAQTLFFPDGRVLLNEGVKLTERTIARLKDLGLPFIYVEDPVAGNLPVPRLIPERIRAEGIFFLHQQFEGLAKKKTGLDVQKLDSLASAIVSELATNRRSAIHLIDMRLPEMYLAGHAFHTAVLAVKTALAMGFKPLRLKDLALGALLHDVGYLFIPGLDYNRPGPLTEAEQAKVRSHPENGFEFIRKNGFLNILVSHCAFQHHERWDGSGYPRGLKKNDIHELGQILAVADVYDALVNERPHRKLLQPHQALKVLHDLAGSWFNPEVVTAITESIAIYPIGSRIQFPNGEIGVVVDTEPAPPFRPKIRRLPPAAQQDSLPTLLAVDLTSANKEMLLTDMVYVS; encoded by the coding sequence ATGCTTCCTGTGGACATGCAACATGTGTTTCCCGGTTTGGTGCTGGCGCAGACATTGTTTTTTCCGGACGGACGGGTCCTGCTCAACGAGGGGGTCAAATTGACGGAAAGAACGATCGCGCGCCTCAAGGATTTGGGGTTGCCCTTCATCTATGTGGAGGATCCTGTTGCTGGGAACTTGCCGGTCCCCCGGCTGATTCCCGAGCGAATCCGCGCCGAGGGGATCTTCTTCCTTCACCAGCAATTCGAGGGGCTAGCAAAAAAGAAAACTGGGCTGGATGTGCAAAAATTAGACAGCCTCGCGTCGGCGATCGTCTCCGAGTTGGCGACCAATCGTCGTTCTGCCATCCATCTCATCGATATGCGCCTTCCCGAGATGTATCTGGCCGGCCATGCTTTTCATACGGCCGTGCTCGCCGTTAAGACGGCCCTCGCCATGGGATTCAAACCCCTCCGGCTGAAGGACCTGGCTTTAGGGGCCTTGCTCCATGACGTCGGCTACCTCTTTATTCCCGGCCTTGACTACAATCGGCCCGGACCGCTGACCGAGGCGGAGCAGGCCAAGGTGCGAAGTCACCCGGAAAACGGCTTTGAGTTTATCCGGAAAAACGGGTTCCTGAACATACTCGTCAGCCACTGCGCCTTCCAGCATCACGAACGCTGGGATGGCAGCGGCTACCCCCGGGGCCTGAAAAAGAACGATATCCACGAACTGGGCCAGATTCTCGCTGTTGCCGATGTCTATGACGCGCTGGTCAACGAACGGCCCCACCGGAAACTGCTTCAGCCTCACCAAGCGCTGAAAGTCCTCCATGATCTGGCCGGCTCCTGGTTCAACCCGGAAGTGGTCACGGCGATCACCGAGAGCATTGCCATCTACCCCATCGGTTCTCGCATCCAGTTTCCCAACGGAGAGATCGGTGTCGTCGTCGATACGGAGCCCGCTCCCCCCTTCCGCCCCAAGATCAGGCGGTTGCCCCCCGCCGCCCAGCAGGATAGCCTGCCCACGCTGCTGGCGGTCGACCTTACCTCAGCCAACAAGGAGATGCTGTTGACGGATATGGTCTATGTCTCTTGA
- a CDS encoding (Fe-S)-binding protein, whose protein sequence is MNHSWLPPGKNCGLCGENSCRSFIRAVHGQEKTYEDCPFYDEKHHARAAADWELEADYPERDVLGHTYDFVLQPLPGEISARKIVLPFRGDLVEKLEIREGDLVLGRPMGAGCPIPHVLRVIEADPLTGLLTTWVVGPKFARDGQQEVKNVSAYHMIGFEGIATAIRKDPTIGCRMTFLPGFCMMCLNHTGLVNMVLEKAEGPHIRIEDVRILATRDWD, encoded by the coding sequence ATGAACCATTCCTGGTTGCCTCCGGGGAAAAACTGCGGTCTCTGCGGCGAGAATAGCTGCCGTTCCTTCATCCGCGCCGTCCACGGGCAGGAAAAAACCTATGAAGACTGCCCCTTCTATGATGAGAAGCACCACGCCCGCGCCGCCGCCGACTGGGAGTTGGAAGCCGACTATCCGGAACGGGATGTTCTCGGCCATACCTATGACTTTGTCCTGCAGCCCTTGCCCGGCGAGATATCGGCGCGCAAGATCGTCCTCCCCTTCCGCGGCGACCTGGTGGAGAAATTGGAGATCCGCGAGGGAGATCTGGTGTTGGGCCGGCCCATGGGCGCCGGCTGCCCCATCCCCCATGTGCTGCGAGTGATCGAAGCCGATCCGCTTACCGGATTGCTGACCACCTGGGTGGTCGGTCCCAAGTTTGCCCGCGACGGCCAGCAGGAGGTAAAAAATGTCTCGGCGTATCATATGATCGGTTTTGAGGGGATTGCCACCGCGATCCGCAAGGATCCGACGATCGGTTGCCGGATGACCTTCCTGCCCGGTTTTTGCATGATGTGCCTCAATCATACGGGACTGGTGAATATGGTGCTGGAAAAGGCAGAGGGTCCCCATATCCGGATCGAGGATGTGCGGATCCTGGCCACGCGGGACTGGGACTGA
- a CDS encoding ATP-binding cassette domain-containing protein, with the protein MIQEITVLPGRDKTGELENFSGITLRAGETLSIVGPTGSGKTAFITDIELLAQGDTSTRRHVLINGGEPPEELRYNPAMKPIAMITQNTKCFTDLTAEEFLEIHARARKINERGIIDKTIELANKFTGERIRKETKVTILSGGQTRSLMIADALLIGAAPIILLDEIENAGIFKQEVVRLIQNTGKIVIFVTHDPVIALLTQKRVIMSNGAVRKVIDQNESEVGAAQNLIELDKRVGIIREKIRAGDIITKELISVNFG; encoded by the coding sequence ATGATCCAGGAAATCACGGTTCTTCCAGGTCGAGATAAAACGGGGGAACTGGAGAACTTTTCCGGCATCACCCTAAGAGCTGGAGAGACCCTGTCCATCGTCGGGCCCACAGGCAGCGGCAAAACCGCCTTCATCACCGACATTGAATTGCTGGCGCAGGGGGACACGTCAACGCGGCGGCATGTTTTGATCAACGGCGGAGAGCCTCCGGAAGAACTCCGCTACAACCCCGCCATGAAACCGATCGCCATGATCACCCAGAACACGAAATGCTTCACCGACCTCACGGCAGAGGAGTTTCTCGAAATCCATGCCCGCGCCCGGAAGATCAACGAGCGGGGCATCATCGACAAGACGATTGAGTTGGCCAACAAGTTCACGGGCGAGCGGATCCGGAAAGAGACCAAGGTGACCATCCTCTCGGGCGGGCAGACCCGGTCGCTGATGATCGCTGACGCCCTATTGATCGGCGCCGCGCCGATCATCCTACTCGACGAGATCGAGAACGCCGGCATCTTCAAGCAAGAGGTCGTCCGGCTGATTCAAAACACCGGCAAGATCGTCATCTTTGTCACCCACGATCCGGTCATCGCCCTGCTGACGCAAAAGCGGGTGATCATGAGCAATGGCGCCGTGCGCAAGGTCATCGATCAGAATGAGTCGGAGGTTGGGGCGGCGCAAAACCTGATCGAACTGGATAAACGGGTCGGCATCATCCGGGAGAAAATCCGAGCCGGCGATATCATTACGAAAGAACTGATCAGCGTCAATTTTGGGTAA
- a CDS encoding S-layer homology domain-containing protein, whose protein sequence is MKYRVGPKAGALLLAGVVFFSGAVAPAVLPMITASPAWAGEKTSVPADARGHWAEAQIAEMVARGWIRGDEQGLFHPEKAMSRAEFVSLLVRVFEFQVVFIKAPDVRDVAADVPGDAWYAGDLIQAAHTFLALPDKAFHPEEELTREVMAEWVWAAYRHKGGNVDATSPLEEIPFSDNGAIEPAYRESVGAASAVGFIKGDEEGYFKPKATVTRAQAAVIVNRVAEKLSPRGESIPFTLHGRTDYGKWSTPRQAVLIRSEAEARTFAEQWRDTTLDMPVLSTDGIDFASQALIALIGFASSSSNPPQVTAMIRQGNTLTVYLEKKTGLIETADITGAYRYYRLSKSDVEGLEAVRAELRLVQVNH, encoded by the coding sequence ATGAAATACAGGGTAGGTCCAAAAGCCGGCGCGCTGCTGCTGGCAGGAGTTGTCTTTTTCTCAGGCGCCGTCGCGCCGGCTGTCTTGCCCATGATCACCGCGTCCCCGGCCTGGGCCGGTGAGAAGACGTCTGTTCCCGCTGACGCCCGCGGTCATTGGGCCGAGGCGCAGATCGCGGAAATGGTTGCCCGCGGATGGATCCGCGGCGATGAACAAGGACTCTTTCATCCCGAAAAAGCCATGAGCCGGGCGGAGTTTGTCTCTCTGCTGGTGCGGGTCTTCGAATTTCAGGTGGTCTTCATCAAAGCGCCCGATGTCCGCGATGTGGCCGCCGATGTGCCCGGCGACGCCTGGTATGCCGGCGACCTGATCCAGGCGGCCCATACCTTTTTGGCCCTTCCCGACAAGGCCTTTCATCCTGAAGAAGAACTGACCCGCGAGGTGATGGCCGAGTGGGTCTGGGCTGCTTACCGGCATAAAGGGGGCAACGTCGACGCCACGTCTCCCCTTGAGGAAATCCCCTTTTCTGACAACGGCGCCATTGAACCGGCGTACCGGGAAAGTGTGGGCGCCGCATCGGCCGTCGGGTTCATCAAAGGCGATGAAGAGGGGTATTTTAAACCCAAGGCGACGGTCACGCGGGCGCAGGCGGCAGTCATCGTCAACCGTGTGGCAGAAAAGCTGTCGCCCCGAGGGGAATCGATCCCCTTCACACTGCACGGACGGACCGATTACGGCAAGTGGAGCACTCCCCGGCAAGCCGTCCTCATCCGCAGCGAGGCGGAGGCGCGGACCTTCGCTGAGCAGTGGCGCGACACGACGCTGGACATGCCTGTCTTATCCACCGATGGGATCGATTTTGCCAGCCAGGCGCTCATCGCTCTGATCGGATTCGCCAGTTCCAGTTCCAACCCGCCTCAGGTGACCGCCATGATCAGGCAGGGGAATACACTGACCGTATACCTGGAGAAAAAGACGGGGCTGATCGAAACGGCTGACATCACCGGCGCCTACCGGTATTACCGGCTTTCGAAAAGCGATGTGGAGGGCCTGGAGGCGGTGCGCGCGGAGCTTCGCCTCGTCCAAGTCAATCATTGA
- a CDS encoding AbrB/MazE/SpoVT family DNA-binding domain-containing protein, which translates to MKSTGIVRKVDELGRVVIPMELRRVMGIADKDGLEIFVEEEKIVLKKYEPACVFCGSASDVHNYRGKAVCKECAGEMSKFVS; encoded by the coding sequence GTGAAATCGACGGGAATCGTTCGGAAAGTAGACGAACTGGGCCGGGTTGTCATCCCGATGGAACTCCGCCGCGTCATGGGCATCGCAGATAAGGATGGACTAGAGATCTTTGTCGAGGAAGAAAAGATCGTTTTGAAGAAGTACGAGCCCGCCTGCGTTTTTTGCGGCAGTGCATCTGATGTACATAACTACCGGGGAAAAGCCGTCTGCAAGGAATGCGCGGGGGAAATGTCCAAATTTGTCTCCTGA
- a CDS encoding RNA polymerase sigma factor — protein MRFEELIEKLKAGETDGLRLAYEQFYRSVYQAAFFILRDPGLAEDVTHDVFLKLGERIGQLRDPAKLESWLCQMAVNSARDLLRRRGRNVLCAEIRDEGVAIAEGSPEAATVKQEQWSIVRQCISRLPPDYRSVIYLRFYLDQSIEQISATLDIPSGSVKSRLSRAKQRIRHWLERDGQEKRLQDEEDIDEPTAIAKIVKSGKEIT, from the coding sequence GTGCGCTTTGAAGAGCTGATTGAAAAACTGAAGGCCGGAGAAACCGACGGATTGCGCCTCGCTTACGAGCAATTCTACAGGTCGGTGTACCAGGCTGCGTTCTTCATCCTCCGCGACCCCGGCCTGGCGGAAGATGTGACCCATGATGTTTTTTTAAAGCTGGGGGAACGGATCGGGCAACTCCGCGATCCGGCGAAGCTGGAATCCTGGCTCTGCCAGATGGCGGTCAACTCGGCCCGGGACCTTTTGCGACGACGCGGCCGCAACGTCCTTTGCGCCGAGATCCGCGATGAAGGCGTCGCCATCGCCGAAGGATCCCCAGAAGCGGCGACGGTGAAGCAGGAACAGTGGTCCATCGTCCGCCAATGCATCAGCCGGCTTCCACCCGATTACCGCAGTGTGATTTATCTCCGGTTTTATCTCGATCAGAGCATTGAACAGATCAGCGCCACCTTGGACATCCCATCAGGAAGCGTCAAGTCCCGTCTCAGCCGGGCCAAGCAGCGAATTCGACACTGGCTGGAACGGGATGGACAGGAAAAACGTCTACAGGATGAAGAGGACATAGACGAACCGACGGCTATTGCCAAGATTGTAAAGTCAGGAAAGGAGATTACATAA
- a CDS encoding FprA family A-type flavoprotein, whose product MRPVKVKDDIYWVGAVDWDLRDFHGYLTQRGSSYNAYLIMDEKITLVDTVKSYLVEEMLDRIAHVVDPSKIDYIICNHVEMDHSGGIPRLMELAPNATIITSPNGQRGLKAHYKRDWNMKVVKTGDTLSLGKRNLSFVLTQMVHWPDNMVAYMPEDKILFSNDAFGQHIASMERFDDQLSYHLIMEEAKKYYANIVLPYGAQVQNALQALAGLEIDVIATSHGLLWRSHIPEILEEYGKWAANHTEEKALIIYDTMWESTKKIAYAIQRAFEHKGIDSKLLNLDSNHMSDIMTELITAKYVCVGSPTLNNNMLPSVAAFLTYLKGLAPKHRVGLAFGSYGWGGQSVSQIEEALKAAGFDMLKPVKAQYIPDERAMEEITAQVEAVVGG is encoded by the coding sequence ATGCGACCCGTCAAAGTCAAGGACGATATCTACTGGGTGGGCGCCGTCGACTGGGACCTCCGTGATTTTCACGGCTACCTCACCCAGCGGGGTTCATCCTATAACGCCTACCTGATCATGGACGAGAAGATCACCCTTGTCGATACGGTCAAATCCTATCTCGTCGAAGAGATGTTGGACCGCATCGCCCATGTCGTCGATCCGTCGAAGATCGACTATATCATCTGCAACCACGTGGAGATGGACCATTCCGGCGGCATTCCCCGGCTCATGGAACTGGCCCCCAATGCGACCATCATCACATCGCCCAACGGCCAGCGGGGGTTGAAGGCCCATTACAAGCGCGATTGGAACATGAAGGTCGTCAAGACGGGGGACACGCTCAGCCTCGGCAAGCGCAACCTCTCCTTCGTGCTCACCCAGATGGTGCACTGGCCCGACAACATGGTCGCCTACATGCCCGAAGACAAGATCCTCTTTTCCAACGACGCCTTTGGCCAGCACATCGCCTCCATGGAGCGATTCGATGATCAGTTGTCCTATCACCTGATCATGGAGGAGGCCAAAAAATACTACGCCAACATCGTCCTTCCCTATGGCGCCCAGGTGCAGAACGCCCTTCAGGCCCTTGCCGGCCTCGAGATCGACGTCATCGCCACCAGCCATGGTCTCCTCTGGCGTTCCCACATCCCCGAGATCCTGGAGGAGTACGGCAAGTGGGCCGCCAACCATACGGAGGAGAAGGCGTTGATCATCTACGACACCATGTGGGAGTCGACGAAAAAGATCGCCTACGCCATCCAGCGCGCCTTCGAGCACAAGGGCATCGACTCGAAATTGTTGAACCTGGACAGCAACCACATGTCCGACATCATGACTGAGTTGATCACCGCCAAATACGTCTGTGTCGGTTCGCCCACCCTCAACAACAACATGCTGCCCAGTGTGGCTGCCTTTTTGACCTACCTGAAAGGCCTGGCGCCGAAGCACCGCGTCGGCCTCGCCTTCGGCTCTTACGGTTGGGGCGGTCAGAGCGTCTCCCAGATCGAGGAGGCGCTAAAAGCAGCCGGCTTCGATATGCTGAAACCTGTGAAGGCGCAGTACATCCCTGATGAACGCGCCATGGAGGAGATCACCGCCCAGGTCGAAGCCGTCGTCGGGGGATAG
- the lexA gene encoding transcriptional repressor LexA produces the protein MMQLTPKEREVFEVIRKNVREKGYPPSVREIGLQMGWASSSTVHVYLKRLEVKGWIRKDPTKPRAIEVLADRQERLELGSGAFGIRATAGVSEEEPPVYTTNRTTSRTTDRPTSRSTDPFLQVPLLGNVAAGSPILATEYVEDYLPIAKTMLGEGEFFGLRVRGDSMIDAGILHGDTVIVRKQAHASNGQIVVALIDEDATVKRFFKEADHVRLQPENSALEPIRVRDLSVLGKVVMVLRNVH, from the coding sequence ATGATGCAACTCACACCGAAAGAACGGGAAGTTTTCGAAGTCATCCGAAAAAATGTCCGTGAGAAGGGGTATCCGCCCAGTGTCCGCGAGATCGGCTTGCAGATGGGGTGGGCCTCCAGTTCGACGGTGCATGTTTACCTGAAACGTTTGGAAGTGAAGGGCTGGATCCGCAAGGATCCGACGAAGCCCCGGGCGATCGAGGTGCTTGCCGATCGGCAGGAACGGCTCGAATTGGGGAGCGGCGCTTTTGGCATAAGGGCAACCGCCGGCGTCTCTGAGGAAGAACCCCCTGTGTATACGACCAATCGGACAACCAGCCGGACAACCGACCGGCCGACCAGCCGTTCGACCGATCCCTTTCTGCAAGTTCCTCTGCTGGGTAACGTGGCGGCCGGTTCGCCCATCCTGGCCACGGAATACGTGGAAGACTATTTGCCCATCGCCAAGACGATGCTGGGGGAAGGGGAGTTCTTCGGCCTGCGGGTCAGGGGAGACAGCATGATCGATGCCGGCATCCTGCACGGCGACACGGTGATCGTCCGCAAACAAGCCCATGCCAGCAATGGGCAGATCGTCGTCGCCCTGATCGATGAAGACGCCACGGTCAAGCGCTTCTTCAAGGAAGCCGATCATGTGCGATTGCAACCGGAGAACAGCGCCCTTGAACCGATCCGGGTGCGTGACCTGTCGGTCCTCGGCAAAGTTGTGATGGTCCTGCGCAATGTCCATTAA